One window from the genome of Anopheles coluzzii chromosome X, AcolN3, whole genome shotgun sequence encodes:
- the LOC120952900 gene encoding uncharacterized protein K02A2.6-like yields the protein MANYADYLAHFNFDVVFKPTNLNTNADYCSRIPNNSNVNQFKDEGRSSGDDFEQFAHVQIEQLPVRAEHIARETRKDPHLGKILQHLEQGQNLGQYGYKAPESKYTIAANCLLFEHRVVIPSTLRQAILNDLHVAHFGIVRMKALARSYVYWPGIDADIEKTAKECHACARYGPTPPRFDSHHWEYPSAPWERIHIDFAGPVCNTMLLIVVDAFSKWVEVKPTNTITSAATIKILDELFATYGVPITVVSDNGTQFTAKEFKEFLQKSGVKYHKLTAPYHPATYGQAERYVQTVKNGLKAMGTTSANLTRNLNTFLQHFRKTPHAETKDSPAKLFLGRTIRTRLDLVRPQAVHSSVSERQKAEFRPAFRTLPPGQSVYVLSGNTRMDKWIPATIFARLGDLHYDVLYNGQHLKRHIDQIRRFEMNQR from the coding sequence ATGGCGAATTATGCTGACTACTTGGCGCACTTCAACTTCGATGTTGTATTCAAGCCTACGAATCTCAACACGAACGCTGACTACTGTTCGAGaattccgaacaattctaatGTCAACCAATTCAAAGACGAGGGAAGAAGCTCAGGCGACGATTTTGAACAATTTGCGCATGTCCAAATCGAACAACTGCCAGTAAGAGCAGAGCACATTGCTCGAGAAACACGCAAAGATCCTCACCTAGGAAAAATCCTTCAACACCTTGAGCAAGGTCAAAACCTCGGACAATATGGATACAAAGCACCCGAATCGAAGTACACAATCGCAGCCAACTGTTTACTCTTTGAGCACCGAGTAGTCATACCAAGCACACTACGTCAAGCCATTCTTAACGATTTGCATGTGGCACACTTCGGCATCGTTAGGATGAAAGCCTTAGCCCGATCATATGTCTACTGGCCCGGCATCGACGCCGATATAGAGAAAACAGCTAAGGAGTGTCACGCATGTGCTCGTTATGGACCAACACCTCCCAGGTTCGACAGCCATCACTGGGAGTATCCGAGTGCTCCTTGGGAGCGCATCCATATTGACTTCGCTGGTCCCGTATGCAACACTATGCTGTTAATTGTTGTCGACGCTTTTAGTAAATGGGTCGAAGTCAAGCCCACAAACACTATAacttcagcagcaacaattaAAATTCTAGACGAACTCTTTGCAACGTATGGAGTACCGATCACCGTAGTATCCGATAACGGTACTCAGTTCACCGCAAAGGAGTTTAAAGAGTTCCTGCAAAAGAGTGGAGTCAAATATCACAAACTCACCGCACCTTACCACCCAGCAACCTATGGACAAGCCGAACGTTATGTCCAAACGGTGAAAAATGGTCTCAAAGCTATGGGAACAACAAGTGCTAACCTCACACGCAACTTAAACACATTCCTACAGCATTTCCGTAAAACTCCACACGCCGAGACGAAAGACTCTCCAGCCAAACTGTTTCTTGGACGAACCATTCGTACTCGACTCGACCTCGTGAGACCACAAGCTGTTCACTCCAGTGTCTCCGAAAGACAAAAAGCCGAGTTCCGGCCTGCGTTTCGAACTTTGCCACCTGGACAGTCCGTCTACGTACTATCAGGCAACACGCGCATGGACAAATGGATTCCGGCTACCATCTTCGCCCGATTGGGAGACCTACATTACGATGTGTTGTACAACGGTCAACATTTGAAGCGGCACATTGATCAAATTCGACGGTTTGAAATGAACCAACGATGA